A genomic region of Geothrix edaphica contains the following coding sequences:
- a CDS encoding phosphopantetheine-binding protein, producing the protein MQDITPTEIKQFIVRTLDLEDIRPEEIGDEQPLFKDGLGLDSIDAFELGLALKKAYKLNLESEETSTFAHHFRTAASLAAFVSSHRQVTI; encoded by the coding sequence ATGCAGGACATCACGCCGACTGAGATCAAGCAGTTCATCGTCCGAACCCTTGACCTCGAAGACATCCGGCCCGAAGAGATCGGCGACGAGCAGCCCTTGTTCAAGGATGGCCTCGGCCTCGACTCCATCGATGCCTTCGAGCTGGGATTGGCCCTCAAGAAGGCCTACAAGCTCAACCTCGAAAGCGAGGAGACCTCCACCTTCGCCCACCATTTCCGCACGGCCGCCAGCCTCGCGGCCTTCGTCTCGAGCCACCGCCAGGTGACCATCTGA
- a CDS encoding acyl carrier protein, protein MVMTEQDILVKLREVLSDSFQLDPASIHLDSHLFKDLDLDSIDAVELAIQLQEFTGRRVSAQDFKDVRTVRDVVAAIHKMLS, encoded by the coding sequence ATGGTGATGACCGAGCAGGACATCCTCGTCAAGCTGCGCGAAGTCCTTTCCGATTCCTTCCAGCTCGATCCCGCCTCCATCCACCTCGACTCGCACCTGTTCAAGGATCTGGACCTGGACAGCATCGATGCCGTGGAGCTCGCCATCCAGCTCCAGGAGTTCACGGGCCGCCGCGTGAGCGCCCAGGACTTCAAGGACGTGCGGACCGTGCGGGACGTGGTGGCGGCGATCCACAAGATGCTGTCGTGA